In Tiliqua scincoides isolate rTilSci1 chromosome 1, rTilSci1.hap2, whole genome shotgun sequence, the following are encoded in one genomic region:
- the ADI1 gene encoding acireductone dioxygenase isoform X2 — protein MGGGAGWEGGRHLPCRSHDGGSLLDADNYETDPELAKIRKEKNYSWMDIITIDKDKLPNYEEKIKIFYEEHLHLDDEIRYILEGSGYLDVRDKDDKWIRIAMEKGDMVTLPAGIYHRFTLDESNYVKAMRLFAGDPVWTAYNRPADHFPARKQYLQFLARVVQ, from the exons ATGGGAGGCGGcgctggctgggaagggggcaggcacTTGCCGTGCAGGAGCCACGATGGTGGAAGCCTG ctGGATGCTGATAACTATGAGACTGATCCAGAGCTAGCCAAAATCCGGAAGGAGAAAAACTACTCTTGGATGGATATAATAACAATAGATAAAGACAAGTTGCCAAATTATGAAGAAAAG ATAAAGATATTTTATGAAGAGCACTTACACCTGGATGATGAGATTCGCTACATCCTAGAAGGAAGTGGGTATTTGGATGTTCGTGATAAAGACGACAAATGGATCCGGATTGCCATGGAAAAGGGAGACATGGTCACACTTCCTGCTGGCATTTATCACCGGTTTACCTTGGATGAATCT AATTATGTGAAGGCAATGAGGCTGTTTGCTGGAGACCCAGTGTGGACAGCTTACAACAGGCCGGCTGATCATTTTCCTGCTCGAAAACAGTACCTGCAGTTTTTGGCACGAGTGGTACAATAA
- the ADI1 gene encoding acireductone dioxygenase isoform X1: protein MVEAWYMDGESGEDQRKPHRREPNQPASLELLSQLGVFYWKLDADNYETDPELAKIRKEKNYSWMDIITIDKDKLPNYEEKIKIFYEEHLHLDDEIRYILEGSGYLDVRDKDDKWIRIAMEKGDMVTLPAGIYHRFTLDESNYVKAMRLFAGDPVWTAYNRPADHFPARKQYLQFLARVVQ, encoded by the exons ATGGTGGAAGCCTGGTACATGGACGGGGAGTCGGGGGAGGACCAGCGCAAGCCTCACCGCCGGGAGCCCAACCAGCCCGCCAGCCTGGAGCTGCTGAGTCAGCTGGGCGTCTTCTATTGGAAa ctGGATGCTGATAACTATGAGACTGATCCAGAGCTAGCCAAAATCCGGAAGGAGAAAAACTACTCTTGGATGGATATAATAACAATAGATAAAGACAAGTTGCCAAATTATGAAGAAAAG ATAAAGATATTTTATGAAGAGCACTTACACCTGGATGATGAGATTCGCTACATCCTAGAAGGAAGTGGGTATTTGGATGTTCGTGATAAAGACGACAAATGGATCCGGATTGCCATGGAAAAGGGAGACATGGTCACACTTCCTGCTGGCATTTATCACCGGTTTACCTTGGATGAATCT AATTATGTGAAGGCAATGAGGCTGTTTGCTGGAGACCCAGTGTGGACAGCTTACAACAGGCCGGCTGATCATTTTCCTGCTCGAAAACAGTACCTGCAGTTTTTGGCACGAGTGGTACAATAA